Proteins co-encoded in one Rhodococcus sp. PAMC28707 genomic window:
- a CDS encoding RNA polymerase-binding protein RbpA, with translation MADRVLRGSRLGAVSYETDRDHDLAPRRVARYRCDNGEEFDIPFADEAEIPGTWACKNGLEGSLLEGTAPEAKKVKPPRTHWDMLLERRSVEELEELLKERMDLLKVKRRGA, from the coding sequence ATGGCAGACCGCGTACTACGGGGTAGCCGTCTCGGTGCTGTGAGCTACGAGACCGACCGCGATCATGATCTCGCGCCTCGCCGGGTTGCCCGGTATCGCTGCGACAACGGTGAAGAGTTCGACATCCCGTTCGCCGACGAAGCCGAGATCCCCGGTACTTGGGCGTGCAAGAACGGCCTCGAGGGTTCACTCCTCGAAGGAACGGCACCGGAGGCCAAGAAGGTAAAGCCTCCGCGTACTCACTGGGACATGCTTCTCGAGCGCCGTTCCGTGGAAGAGCTCGAAGAGCTCCTCAAGGAACGGATGGACCTACTGAAGGTCAAGCGCCGCGGCGCCTGA
- a CDS encoding TerB family tellurite resistance protein — translation MAFWDQLKSKAQELNGQLQTKTVQFKNKEFANGSMAMCALIAAADGTIDPAERQKTASLIASNEALKVFPADELRQKFDWYCDKLNGDFDFGKVEATATIGKLKTKPEQARAVIQIGIIIGGADGLFDDHEKNAVRNACFAVGIDPAEFEL, via the coding sequence ATGGCTTTCTGGGACCAACTCAAGTCGAAGGCCCAAGAGCTGAACGGGCAGTTGCAGACCAAGACCGTCCAGTTCAAGAACAAAGAATTCGCCAATGGCAGTATGGCGATGTGCGCTCTCATCGCCGCAGCTGATGGCACCATAGATCCGGCCGAGCGGCAGAAGACAGCATCGCTCATCGCCAGTAACGAAGCCTTGAAAGTGTTCCCTGCTGACGAACTGCGGCAGAAGTTCGACTGGTATTGCGACAAGCTGAACGGTGATTTCGACTTCGGCAAAGTGGAAGCCACGGCCACCATCGGCAAGTTGAAGACCAAGCCCGAACAAGCGCGGGCAGTCATCCAGATCGGCATCATCATCGGTGGCGCAGACGGACTGTTCGATGACCATGAGAAGAACGCGGTGCGCAACGCGTGCTTCGCCGTCGGCATAGATCCGGCCGAGTTCGAACTCTGA
- the pabB gene encoding aminodeoxychorismate synthase component I, with amino-acid sequence MAVRTLLIDNYDSFTYNLYSLLAEVNGVPPVVVKNDVPWESIDFGNFDNVVVSPGPGRPMTAHDLGISARAIEEGGLPILGVCLGHQAICHLLGGMVDLAPTPMHGRISEVVHTGDDLFEGIPSPYSVVRYHSLLTVEVPDELEAFAWTHDGLVMAVRHRTRPIWGVQFHPESISTDYGRELLANFRNLTVARKHRASTGLPPRSPYSIETHCIDGEFDTERAFSALFASGPNSFWLDGSAAVEPNSQFTIMGDCSGPLAEYVTYRVAEGQVRVESSDGSVETIDSTFFAYLDRQLRDRATPPLEHLPFAFGLGYVGYLGYELKADVGGQLVHTAPTPDASMVFADRAVVFDHAGRQCYAMALVRDRAETETAQWFASVEHTLRSLGHEDKGVPDTEAPLIAPLVQNELPLRHNHAKYLDLIEQCLAEIRSGETYEVCLTNTATFPGPIDALGTYSYLREINPTPYSAFLGFADLSVSSASPERFLRIDADRIVESKPIKGTRPRGESAEQDAELRADLLDNEKDKAENLMIVDLVRNDLARVCIPGSVHVPKLFDVETYAPVHQLVSTVRGRLRGDASAVDCISAAFPGGSMTGAPKIRTMAIIDKLEDGPRGVYSGAIGYLSVTGTADFSIVIRTIVSTEHEVTFGVGGAIVALSDPEEEFEETMVKAVSMRRALGRRPEGRS; translated from the coding sequence ATGGCTGTACGCACGTTGCTCATCGACAATTACGACTCGTTCACTTACAACCTCTACAGCCTGTTGGCGGAGGTGAACGGCGTGCCGCCGGTGGTCGTCAAAAATGACGTGCCCTGGGAGTCCATCGATTTCGGCAACTTCGACAATGTCGTCGTGTCTCCTGGGCCGGGACGCCCGATGACCGCACACGATCTCGGCATCAGCGCACGCGCTATCGAGGAAGGTGGGCTACCGATACTCGGCGTGTGCCTGGGCCATCAGGCGATATGTCACCTGCTCGGTGGCATGGTCGATCTTGCACCCACGCCGATGCACGGTCGAATTTCGGAAGTCGTCCATACCGGTGACGATCTGTTCGAGGGAATTCCGTCACCGTATTCGGTAGTGCGATATCACTCGTTGCTGACTGTGGAAGTGCCCGACGAACTCGAAGCCTTCGCGTGGACTCATGATGGCCTGGTGATGGCTGTTCGTCACCGCACCAGACCGATCTGGGGAGTGCAGTTTCATCCGGAGTCGATCAGTACCGACTACGGCCGCGAATTGCTGGCAAACTTTCGGAATCTCACGGTGGCTCGCAAGCACAGAGCATCGACCGGCCTTCCGCCTCGATCACCGTACTCGATCGAGACTCACTGTATCGACGGCGAATTCGATACCGAGCGAGCGTTCTCTGCACTGTTCGCGAGTGGACCCAATAGCTTCTGGCTCGACGGCAGTGCCGCGGTCGAGCCGAATTCACAGTTCACCATCATGGGGGACTGCTCTGGTCCGCTAGCGGAGTACGTTACGTACCGAGTCGCCGAGGGACAGGTCAGAGTCGAAAGCAGCGACGGATCGGTGGAAACCATCGATTCGACCTTCTTCGCGTACCTCGACCGCCAACTACGTGATCGTGCAACTCCCCCACTCGAACACCTGCCCTTTGCATTCGGACTCGGATACGTCGGTTACTTGGGTTACGAACTCAAAGCCGATGTCGGCGGGCAGCTCGTTCATACCGCACCGACTCCGGACGCCTCGATGGTTTTCGCTGACCGCGCCGTAGTCTTCGACCATGCAGGACGGCAGTGCTATGCCATGGCCCTCGTCCGGGATCGAGCGGAGACAGAGACTGCACAGTGGTTCGCATCGGTCGAGCACACATTGAGATCACTTGGCCACGAGGACAAGGGGGTTCCGGACACAGAGGCGCCGCTGATCGCTCCACTTGTGCAGAACGAGTTGCCTCTTCGCCACAACCATGCGAAGTATCTGGACCTGATCGAACAGTGTCTGGCCGAAATCCGGTCCGGAGAGACATACGAAGTGTGCCTGACCAATACCGCTACGTTCCCCGGTCCGATCGATGCGCTCGGTACCTATTCCTATCTGCGCGAAATCAATCCCACGCCCTACAGCGCATTTCTCGGCTTCGCTGATCTGTCGGTTTCGAGCGCATCACCGGAGCGGTTCTTGCGTATCGATGCCGATCGAATCGTCGAATCGAAGCCGATCAAGGGGACGCGGCCGCGCGGTGAAAGCGCTGAACAAGATGCGGAACTACGGGCTGATCTTCTCGACAACGAGAAAGACAAGGCCGAAAATCTGATGATTGTCGACCTCGTCCGCAATGATCTTGCCCGCGTGTGCATTCCGGGTTCGGTACATGTCCCCAAATTGTTCGACGTCGAAACATATGCGCCGGTACACCAATTGGTGTCCACAGTGAGAGGCCGATTACGCGGCGACGCCTCTGCCGTCGACTGTATCAGCGCTGCATTTCCCGGTGGCTCCATGACAGGAGCGCCGAAAATTCGAACGATGGCCATAATCGACAAGTTGGAAGACGGGCCGCGCGGGGTCTATTCCGGAGCGATCGGATACTTGTCGGTGACGGGCACCGCCGACTTCTCGATTGTCATTCGAACCATCGTCTCCACCGAGCACGAGGTCACGTTCGGCGTCGGCGGAGCCATCGTTGCGCTGTCGGACCCGGAAGAGGAGTTCGAGGAGACGATGGTCAAAGCAGTCTCGATGCGAAGGGCGCTGGGCCGCCGGCCTGAGGGACGAAGCTAA
- a CDS encoding amidase, translating into MKLAEYMSLDAVSLAEAVRTRQVTARELLDLARARAAEVNGKLNAIVSTLDVADARAADPSLSGTLAGVPFLIKDLLQEYKGYPTSYGSRSLAHHVATDNALVTQRFLDAGLVIFGKTNTPELGAKGVTEPDYWGAAHNPWNLSRTPGGSSGGSGAAVAAGIVPAAGANDGGGSIRIPAACNGLVGLKLSRGLSPYGPQTGEIMFGMVTQGVVSRTVRDSAALYDAIVGPDSNSNYQAEFPAQAFSKDLDRAPSPLRIGWSSSSAVNPTPHREAIEAVERTAELLAGLGHHVEQVTPPYDDWALSRDFLTIWFAQVHAQIADIKRRTGASDSDFEADTLAIAEFGRSSGLLATIEALERTTSHVRSLSAFHEHFDYLLTPTLATPPLRVGATSTSSMMQRTARLVSKIRGGKLMALSGVLDDVVEDSLGWVPYTQLANLTGRPAISVPLHWTEDGLPLGVQFVGRLGSDGELLRLVAQLEEAQPWIHRFPASAV; encoded by the coding sequence ATGAAGCTCGCCGAATACATGTCCTTGGATGCCGTGTCGTTGGCAGAAGCCGTTCGTACCCGGCAGGTAACTGCGCGCGAGCTTCTCGATCTCGCGCGTGCGCGAGCCGCCGAGGTGAACGGCAAGCTGAACGCCATCGTGTCGACGTTGGACGTGGCCGACGCTCGGGCCGCCGACCCCTCGCTCAGCGGCACTCTCGCAGGTGTGCCGTTTTTGATCAAGGATCTTCTCCAGGAGTACAAGGGTTATCCGACGTCGTACGGTTCGCGATCCCTTGCCCATCACGTCGCTACCGATAACGCCCTCGTGACTCAGCGATTTCTAGACGCAGGGCTGGTGATCTTCGGGAAGACCAATACTCCGGAGCTGGGCGCGAAGGGCGTAACCGAACCGGACTATTGGGGAGCTGCCCACAACCCATGGAATCTCTCTCGCACGCCCGGCGGTTCTTCGGGTGGATCCGGCGCGGCCGTAGCTGCTGGGATTGTGCCTGCAGCCGGCGCGAACGACGGCGGCGGTTCGATTCGGATCCCCGCGGCGTGCAACGGTCTCGTCGGCCTGAAGCTCAGTCGAGGACTTTCCCCTTACGGTCCGCAGACCGGAGAAATAATGTTCGGAATGGTGACGCAAGGGGTGGTCAGCAGAACTGTGCGTGACAGCGCTGCCCTGTACGACGCGATTGTCGGCCCTGATTCGAACTCGAACTACCAGGCTGAATTTCCCGCGCAAGCATTTTCGAAGGATCTCGATCGAGCCCCGTCCCCGCTACGAATCGGCTGGTCCTCGTCCTCGGCGGTCAATCCGACACCGCACCGGGAGGCCATCGAGGCGGTGGAGCGTACCGCCGAACTGCTCGCTGGCTTGGGGCACCACGTCGAGCAGGTAACGCCGCCCTACGACGACTGGGCGCTCTCGCGCGATTTCTTGACGATATGGTTCGCTCAGGTGCACGCGCAGATTGCTGATATCAAAAGACGAACCGGCGCAAGCGATTCCGATTTCGAGGCTGACACTTTGGCCATCGCCGAGTTCGGCCGTTCGAGTGGGTTGCTGGCTACCATCGAGGCGTTGGAACGAACGACGTCGCATGTCCGTTCGCTCAGCGCTTTTCACGAGCATTTCGACTACCTGTTGACACCCACATTGGCCACTCCCCCTCTGCGAGTAGGCGCCACCTCCACCTCGTCGATGATGCAGCGAACCGCTCGTCTCGTCAGCAAGATTCGTGGTGGAAAACTCATGGCACTCAGTGGGGTGCTGGACGACGTCGTCGAGGACAGCCTCGGGTGGGTCCCCTATACCCAGTTGGCCAATCTCACTGGCCGCCCCGCGATCAGCGTTCCTCTGCATTGGACCGAGGACGGGCTGCCACTGGGTGTGCAGTTCGTCGGACGATTGGGCTCCGACGGTGAACTACTTCGGCTCGTGGCTCAGCTAGAGGAAGCACAACCGTGGATTCATCGATTCCCGGCTTCTGCTGTATGA
- a CDS encoding chorismate mutase produces MSTQQVEMQQVETQLSKMDAASTAEREGRHHVNGDSENLLSSLREELDAVDHRLLDSIRDRIDICARVAQVKREFEIPMMQPGRVGVVQERAREFARGNDLSEDFLTSVYKLLIAEACRVEDLIIESDSPAQRAASDARHR; encoded by the coding sequence ATGTCGACCCAGCAGGTGGAAATGCAGCAGGTGGAAACGCAGCTTTCGAAGATGGACGCGGCATCCACGGCAGAGCGAGAGGGGCGGCACCACGTGAACGGGGATTCCGAAAATCTTTTGAGTTCGCTGCGCGAGGAACTGGACGCGGTCGATCACCGTCTTCTGGATTCGATTCGTGACCGGATCGATATCTGCGCGCGTGTCGCGCAAGTCAAGCGTGAGTTCGAAATACCGATGATGCAACCGGGCCGCGTCGGGGTCGTTCAGGAAAGAGCCCGCGAGTTCGCACGGGGCAATGATCTGTCGGAGGACTTCCTCACCTCGGTGTACAAGTTGTTGATCGCCGAGGCATGTCGTGTCGAAGACCTCATCATCGAATCGGACTCCCCCGCCCAGCGCGCCGCGTCCGACGCGCGGCATCGTTAG